One genomic segment of Gemmatimonadota bacterium includes these proteins:
- a CDS encoding ribosomal L7Ae/L30e/S12e/Gadd45 family protein, which produces MDEPVRRRLLGLLGLGVRGRLVLVGVDRVREAVKKGEVRLAVLAEDASHHSREKVEGLLRAKEVPTLWVPSAAELGEVAGRESTAVIGVVEAQLAKGILAFAGPADAVQKGSRGKV; this is translated from the coding sequence GTGGACGAGCCCGTTCGGCGCCGCCTGCTCGGCTTGCTCGGGCTCGGGGTGCGGGGACGGCTCGTGCTGGTCGGCGTCGATCGGGTGCGCGAGGCCGTGAAGAAGGGTGAGGTGCGGTTGGCGGTGCTGGCGGAGGACGCCTCGCATCACAGTCGCGAGAAGGTCGAAGGGCTGTTGCGCGCGAAGGAAGTACCCACGTTGTGGGTGCCCTCCGCGGCTGAGTTGGGGGAGGTCGCGGGGCGCGAATCCACCGCCGTCATCGGCGTCGTGGAGGCGCAGTTGGCGAAGGGGATCCTCGCGTTCGCCGGTCCGGCGGATGCGGTGCAGAAAGGCTCAAGGGGGAAGGTTTGA
- a CDS encoding zinc dependent phospholipase C family protein, with amino-acid sequence MRPLAGSAVAAVLLLALFPTDAWAWTPGTHILIGETLLRSADVLLPAGMAALLRAFPYDFLYGSIAADTSFAKRYARVGRHCHNWNVAYDILDRARDDSLRAFSYGYLAHLSADVIAHNHFVPHQLAITTSSSGAGHSYWESRFETATGDQWARRAREVILLDHQRADEHLDRILSPTIFSTRTNRRIFRGMVTVTDLGSWQRLMAVAAERSRYPLRDATVAAHLDRAFDYVVDFLVRGEQSAPRGFDPSGEEALRDAKRLRKEALAVGGERGARREAADRFGLKGEPLGWTSRLPAPLHVPRPTSEAGALG; translated from the coding sequence ATGCGGCCGCTCGCCGGATCGGCCGTCGCCGCGGTCCTGCTCCTCGCTCTGTTCCCGACGGACGCCTGGGCTTGGACGCCCGGCACGCACATCCTCATCGGCGAGACCCTGCTCCGATCGGCGGACGTCCTGCTCCCTGCCGGGATGGCGGCCCTCCTGAGGGCCTTCCCTTACGACTTCCTCTACGGGTCGATCGCGGCCGACACCAGCTTCGCCAAGCGCTATGCGCGCGTCGGACGCCACTGCCACAACTGGAACGTCGCCTATGACATCCTCGACCGCGCCCGGGACGATTCGCTGCGCGCGTTCAGCTACGGCTATCTCGCCCACCTGAGCGCGGATGTCATCGCGCACAATCACTTCGTCCCGCACCAGCTCGCGATCACGACGAGCAGCTCCGGCGCGGGCCACAGCTACTGGGAGAGTCGGTTCGAGACGGCGACCGGTGACCAGTGGGCGCGGCGCGCGCGCGAGGTGATCCTGCTCGACCACCAGCGCGCGGACGAGCACCTCGACCGCATCCTGAGCCCGACCATCTTCAGTACCCGCACGAACCGCCGGATCTTCCGCGGGATGGTCACCGTGACCGACCTCGGCTCCTGGCAGAGACTGATGGCGGTGGCGGCGGAGCGGAGCCGGTATCCGTTGCGCGATGCGACCGTCGCGGCGCATCTCGATCGGGCGTTCGACTACGTGGTCGATTTCCTGGTTCGCGGCGAGCAGAGCGCGCCCCGTGGTTTCGACCCTAGCGGTGAGGAAGCACTGCGGGACGCGAAGCGACTCCGAAAGGAGGCGTTGGCGGTCGGGGGCGAGCGCGGCGCGCGACGCGAAGCGGCAGATCGATTCGGCTTGAAGGGCGAGCCGCTGGGGTGGACCTCCCGGCTCCCTGCACCGCTGCACGTGCCGCGGCCGACGTCGGAGGCCGGCGCCCTCGGCTGA
- a CDS encoding UvrD-helicase domain-containing protein — MTSRLNPAQQAAVEHHEGPLLVVAGAGSGKTRVLTARIARLIDVHAVPPQAILAVTFTNKAAGEMRERVGRFLGRDPAGMWIGTFHGIGARLLRMYADLVGRTPEYTIYDEDDTLAVVKRIVERLRIDPKQFAPKTIVHEISSAKNALVEPAEFEALARTPLAQAAAQVYRELEPAMRLANAVSFDDLLVLPVRILREQAHVRERLEGRFQHVLVDEYQDTNRAQYEFVRLIGGRHGNVCVVGDDDQAIYGWRGADIRNILDFERDFPSAQVVRLEENYRSTAPILELANEVISLNEARRGKTLRPTRAGGEKVILLEAADDRDEADAIVEAIQQWRGSRGTLRDCAILYRTNAQSRSMEEAMRKQSMPYRLVGAVRFYDRREIKDLVAWLRLIANPADDEAFRRALTAPRRGVGDTTIDLLASEAQAHRLSLLEQARRVESLPGVRPAARTALLDLAATVDRFRAIAVDASVDQLLLQLITAVGYDTALRNEGPEGLERLDNVRELVTSAAEVIIEDGGEVGLRPLDHFLQRATLVTGLDQLGPEADAVTMMTVHTAKGLEWPMVCVTGLEDGLFPLSRTLSDPAALEEERRLLYVAITRAGERLLLAWAHQRRRNGELLPSIISSFLRGLAPHHFERRATVRLRGSARLASPHPSSGGGESSRPWRDEGVQSFARAKRAVWSAHEGDRISSFVQDEEASQDLPNFVKGERVAHAKFGSGTIAEVSGGGKDAKVTVDFDDEEVGRKRLVIAFAGLTRGFD, encoded by the coding sequence CGTGAGCGCGTGGGCCGGTTCCTCGGTCGCGATCCGGCCGGCATGTGGATCGGCACCTTCCACGGCATCGGCGCGCGACTGTTGCGCATGTACGCCGACCTGGTGGGGCGCACGCCCGAGTACACCATCTACGACGAGGATGACACCCTCGCCGTCGTGAAACGCATCGTCGAGCGGCTCCGGATCGACCCCAAGCAGTTCGCGCCCAAGACCATTGTCCACGAGATCTCTTCGGCGAAGAACGCACTGGTCGAACCCGCCGAGTTCGAGGCCCTGGCGCGCACGCCGCTCGCGCAGGCCGCCGCACAGGTCTATCGCGAGCTCGAGCCGGCCATGCGCCTCGCGAACGCCGTGAGCTTCGACGACCTCCTCGTCCTGCCCGTCCGCATCCTGCGCGAGCAGGCGCACGTCCGCGAGCGGCTAGAGGGGCGCTTCCAGCACGTGCTCGTCGACGAGTATCAGGACACCAATCGCGCGCAGTACGAGTTCGTGCGCCTCATCGGCGGCCGCCATGGCAACGTCTGCGTCGTCGGCGACGACGATCAGGCGATCTACGGCTGGCGCGGGGCGGACATCCGGAACATCCTCGATTTCGAGCGCGACTTCCCGTCGGCCCAGGTGGTGCGGCTCGAGGAGAACTATCGCTCGACCGCGCCGATCCTCGAACTCGCCAACGAGGTGATCTCGCTGAACGAGGCCCGGCGCGGCAAGACGTTGCGTCCGACGCGTGCCGGCGGCGAGAAGGTCATCCTCCTCGAGGCCGCCGACGATCGCGACGAGGCCGACGCGATCGTCGAGGCCATCCAGCAGTGGCGCGGGTCGCGCGGGACGCTGCGCGACTGCGCGATCCTCTACCGCACCAACGCGCAGTCGCGGTCGATGGAAGAGGCGATGCGGAAGCAGAGCATGCCGTATCGGCTCGTCGGCGCGGTGCGCTTCTACGATCGGCGCGAGATCAAGGACCTGGTCGCCTGGCTCCGGCTCATCGCCAATCCTGCGGACGACGAGGCCTTCCGCCGCGCCCTGACCGCGCCCAGGCGCGGCGTCGGCGACACCACCATCGACCTGCTCGCGTCCGAGGCACAGGCCCACCGCCTCTCGCTGCTCGAGCAGGCACGCCGCGTCGAGTCGCTCCCCGGTGTCCGCCCCGCCGCGCGGACCGCACTGCTTGATCTCGCCGCGACCGTCGACCGCTTCCGCGCGATCGCCGTCGATGCGAGCGTCGACCAGCTGCTCCTCCAGCTCATCACCGCGGTCGGATACGACACGGCGCTCCGGAACGAGGGCCCCGAGGGGCTCGAGCGCCTCGACAACGTGCGCGAACTGGTCACCTCGGCGGCCGAGGTCATCATCGAGGATGGTGGCGAGGTGGGCCTGCGGCCTCTCGACCACTTCCTCCAGCGCGCGACACTCGTCACCGGTCTCGACCAGCTGGGGCCCGAGGCCGACGCGGTCACCATGATGACCGTCCACACGGCCAAGGGACTCGAATGGCCCATGGTCTGCGTCACCGGCCTCGAGGACGGGCTCTTCCCCCTCTCGCGGACGCTGAGTGACCCCGCGGCGCTCGAGGAGGAGCGGCGCCTACTCTACGTCGCCATCACGCGCGCCGGGGAACGACTACTGCTCGCCTGGGCGCACCAGCGCCGCCGCAACGGCGAGCTGTTGCCGAGCATCATCTCGAGCTTCCTCCGCGGGCTCGCGCCGCACCACTTCGAGCGAAGGGCGACCGTGCGTCTCCGCGGCTCTGCGCGCCTCGCCTCCCCGCATCCGTCCAGCGGAGGTGGGGAGAGCAGCCGCCCCTGGCGCGATGAGGGCGTCCAGTCGTTCGCGCGTGCCAAACGAGCCGTCTGGTCCGCGCACGAAGGGGACCGGATCTCGAGTTTCGTGCAGGACGAGGAGGCCTCGCAGGACCTCCCGAATTTCGTGAAGGGCGAGCGTGTCGCGCATGCGAAGTTCGGGTCCGGCACCATCGCGGAGGTCAGCGGTGGCGGGAAGGATGCGAAGGTCACCGTGGACTTCGACGATGAGGAGGTCGGCCGGAAGCGCCTCGTCATCGCCTTCGCCGGGCTCACGCGCGGCTTCGACTGA
- the murA gene encoding UDP-N-acetylglucosamine 1-carboxyvinyltransferase, with protein sequence MSSPQFIVEGGRTLKGSITPTGNKNAALPIVCAALLTEEPVTLENVPRIRDIESLIQLVRQSGATAAWTGPNTLRITARAVRGDTLDAELCKRIRASILLAAPLLARAGMVTLAPPGGDVIGRRRLDTHFLALEAMGAAHEFGERITFRTKGLVGADIFLDEPSVTGTENAIMAAVAAKGTTVLHNAASEPHVQDLCRMLVAMGATIAGIGSNVLTIEGGARLHGCTHRIGPDHIEVGSFIGLAAVTRSALTIANAGVEHLRSVRLGFQRLGVDTEIRGPDLYVPDGQEMRIRSDLGGAVPKLEDQPWPAFPADVMSIAIVTATQCDGIILMHEKMFESRMFFVDKLVGMGARIVLCDPHRALVSGPTTLRGATVESPDIRAGMAMLIAALCAKGTSTINNIGQIERGYERIDERLNALGASIVRVA encoded by the coding sequence ATGTCATCGCCTCAGTTCATCGTCGAAGGTGGCCGGACCCTCAAGGGATCGATCACGCCCACCGGCAACAAGAACGCCGCGCTCCCGATCGTCTGCGCCGCCCTCCTCACCGAGGAGCCGGTGACACTTGAGAACGTGCCGCGCATCCGCGACATCGAGAGCCTGATCCAGCTCGTCCGCCAATCGGGGGCGACCGCCGCGTGGACGGGCCCGAACACGCTCCGGATCACGGCACGAGCCGTTCGCGGCGACACGCTCGACGCCGAGCTCTGCAAGCGCATTCGTGCCTCCATCCTGCTCGCGGCGCCCCTGCTCGCGCGCGCCGGGATGGTCACGCTCGCCCCGCCGGGCGGCGACGTGATCGGTCGCCGGCGCCTCGACACGCACTTCCTCGCGCTCGAGGCGATGGGGGCGGCGCACGAGTTCGGTGAGCGGATCACCTTCCGCACCAAGGGACTGGTCGGCGCGGACATCTTCCTCGACGAGCCGAGCGTCACCGGTACGGAGAACGCGATCATGGCCGCGGTCGCCGCGAAGGGCACCACGGTGCTCCACAACGCCGCGAGCGAGCCGCACGTCCAGGATCTCTGCCGAATGCTCGTCGCCATGGGTGCGACGATCGCCGGCATCGGCTCCAACGTCCTCACGATCGAGGGGGGCGCGCGACTCCACGGGTGCACGCACCGGATCGGCCCCGACCACATCGAGGTCGGCTCGTTCATCGGGCTCGCCGCCGTCACGCGCTCGGCGCTCACCATCGCGAACGCCGGGGTCGAGCACCTGCGGTCGGTGCGGCTCGGGTTCCAGCGGCTCGGCGTGGACACCGAGATCCGCGGCCCCGACCTCTACGTACCAGACGGGCAGGAGATGCGGATCCGCTCCGACCTCGGCGGGGCCGTGCCGAAGCTCGAGGACCAGCCTTGGCCGGCGTTCCCGGCCGATGTGATGTCGATCGCCATCGTCACGGCCACGCAGTGCGACGGCATCATCCTCATGCACGAGAAGATGTTCGAATCGCGCATGTTCTTCGTCGACAAGCTCGTGGGCATGGGCGCGCGGATCGTGCTCTGCGACCCGCACCGCGCGCTGGTGAGCGGTCCCACGACGCTCCGCGGGGCGACCGTGGAGAGTCCCGATATCCGCGCCGGCATGGCGATGCTCATCGCCGCGCTCTGTGCCAAGGGCACGAGCACCATCAACAACATCGGGCAGATCGAGCGCGGCTACGAGCGCATCGATGAGCGGCTCAATGCGCTCGGGGCGTCCATCGTGCGGGTCGCCTGA
- the nusA gene encoding transcription termination factor NusA, whose translation MAGSAEILTALRELANSKQIERGELHELLKDGILAALAKKHGPTVQAEVEIDDAKGDIRIVILKKVVEEVLDGIIEISLEEARYEDPDYQVGDIMEIPVEFAEFGRSAVQAAKQRIVQRVREGERSKIRDEFSSRVGDLLSGEIQQIERGKIVLMLNKFREAEAIIPYREQNHRETYTQGEPVRAVLKKIEETPKGPRLILSRADAMFVQALFRLEVPEIQSGIVEIRAASREVGSRTKIAVVSRDDGIDPVGACVGLKGSRVQAVVQELGGERIDIVPWSADPERFAKLALAPAKVARVFSEPTTKTIQAVVDEDQLSLAIGRNGQNVRLASELTGWKIDLYSSREWLEKGGDIPLFAPLPDDEAADVPLSDIEGLATATVAVLEAGGYRTLNDIIDLEREDLLKLPGIAPEEADRIMAIINELTEEGAGEGAGTD comes from the coding sequence ATGGCCGGATCGGCTGAGATCCTCACTGCGCTGCGCGAGCTCGCGAACTCGAAGCAGATCGAGCGCGGCGAGCTGCACGAGTTGCTCAAGGACGGCATTCTCGCCGCCCTCGCCAAGAAGCACGGCCCGACCGTGCAGGCGGAGGTGGAGATCGATGACGCCAAGGGCGACATCCGCATCGTGATCCTCAAGAAGGTCGTCGAGGAGGTCCTTGATGGCATCATCGAGATCTCGCTCGAGGAGGCCCGCTACGAGGACCCCGACTACCAGGTCGGGGACATCATGGAGATCCCGGTCGAGTTCGCCGAGTTCGGGCGCTCCGCCGTGCAGGCCGCGAAGCAGCGCATCGTGCAGCGGGTGCGCGAGGGCGAGCGCTCCAAGATCCGCGACGAATTCTCGTCGCGCGTGGGCGACCTCCTCTCGGGCGAGATCCAGCAGATCGAGCGCGGCAAGATCGTGCTCATGCTGAACAAGTTCCGCGAGGCCGAGGCGATCATTCCGTACCGCGAGCAGAACCACCGCGAGACGTACACGCAGGGCGAGCCGGTCCGCGCGGTGCTCAAGAAGATCGAGGAGACCCCCAAGGGGCCCCGCCTCATCCTCTCGCGCGCCGACGCGATGTTCGTTCAGGCACTGTTCCGTCTCGAGGTCCCGGAGATCCAGTCGGGCATCGTCGAGATCCGCGCGGCGTCGCGCGAGGTCGGGAGCCGCACCAAGATCGCCGTCGTCTCGCGGGACGACGGGATCGATCCGGTCGGCGCGTGCGTGGGCCTCAAGGGCTCGCGGGTGCAGGCCGTCGTGCAGGAACTGGGCGGGGAGCGCATCGACATCGTGCCATGGTCGGCCGACCCGGAACGTTTCGCCAAACTCGCCCTCGCCCCGGCGAAGGTGGCCCGCGTCTTCTCCGAACCGACCACGAAGACCATCCAGGCGGTCGTCGACGAGGACCAGCTCTCCCTCGCGATCGGGCGCAACGGGCAGAACGTGCGCCTCGCGTCCGAACTCACCGGTTGGAAGATCGACCTCTACTCGAGCCGTGAGTGGCTGGAGAAGGGCGGCGACATCCCGCTCTTCGCGCCGCTGCCGGATGACGAGGCCGCCGATGTGCCGCTGTCCGACATCGAGGGGCTCGCGACCGCGACGGTCGCGGTGCTCGAGGCCGGGGGCTACCGCACGCTGAACGACATCATCGACCTCGAGCGCGAGGATCTCCTCAAGCTCCCCGGCATCGCGCCGGAAGAGGCCGACCGGATCATGGCGATCATCAACGAGCTCACCGAGGAAGGCGCCGGTGAGGGAGCCGGGACGGACTGA
- a CDS encoding polyphenol oxidase family protein — protein sequence MPALPPHLAVPSMAAIGVHAFITTREAGSYGLPEQGEDVAATARWHALQRALAAQGAPRLASARQVHGTRVLVHRDQWEGWVRVDGTDAHVLAAGGAAAVTIADCVPIFVAHRSGVVAAVHAGWRGVAGGILGETIEAFTALGLAAEELVIHMGPSICGRCYQVGPDVYEQLTGWETRQPRHVDLRALLAEQAKALGVRQWTASGECTRCDNDRLFSHRAGDAGRQVAVIVAPSLTAP from the coding sequence GTGCCCGCGCTGCCACCCCACCTCGCCGTGCCCTCCATGGCGGCCATCGGCGTGCACGCCTTCATCACGACGCGCGAGGCCGGGAGCTACGGCTTGCCCGAGCAGGGGGAGGACGTCGCCGCGACCGCGCGATGGCATGCATTGCAGCGCGCCCTCGCCGCGCAGGGCGCCCCGCGCCTCGCCTCCGCGCGACAGGTCCACGGCACTCGTGTGCTCGTGCATCGCGACCAGTGGGAGGGATGGGTTCGGGTCGATGGTACCGACGCCCATGTGCTCGCGGCCGGCGGCGCCGCCGCAGTCACCATCGCTGATTGCGTGCCGATCTTCGTCGCCCACCGCTCTGGGGTCGTCGCCGCGGTGCACGCCGGCTGGCGTGGGGTCGCAGGCGGGATCCTCGGCGAGACGATCGAGGCGTTCACGGCGCTCGGGCTCGCGGCTGAAGAGCTCGTGATCCACATGGGACCGTCGATCTGCGGGCGCTGCTACCAGGTCGGACCCGACGTGTACGAGCAGCTGACCGGGTGGGAGACCCGCCAGCCTCGTCATGTGGATCTGCGGGCGCTGCTCGCCGAGCAGGCCAAGGCGCTCGGGGTCCGGCAGTGGACCGCGAGCGGCGAATGCACCCGGTGCGACAACGATCGACTCTTCTCGCATCGCGCCGGAGATGCCGGTCGACAGGTCGCCGTGATCGTCGCGCCATCCTTGACGGCCCCCTAG
- a CDS encoding ribosome maturation factor RimP — translation MRRGGSKGRPVLDVRIDRLDGQKVQVGDCATASRAIEARLDADPSLIATRYVLEVSSPGMERPLKKAADWVRFVGRRASVNAPALQGRQEVDIVAVQGEAGQEQLRLRDAKGIEHEIALADVTDARLAFHWKP, via the coding sequence ATGAGGCGGGGCGGGTCGAAAGGGCGTCCGGTCCTGGACGTGCGGATCGACCGTCTGGACGGGCAGAAGGTGCAGGTCGGCGACTGCGCGACCGCGTCACGTGCGATCGAGGCCCGGCTGGACGCGGACCCGTCGCTCATCGCGACCCGGTACGTGCTGGAAGTCTCGTCACCGGGGATGGAACGGCCGTTGAAGAAGGCGGCGGATTGGGTGCGGTTCGTGGGGCGCCGGGCGAGCGTGAACGCGCCGGCGTTGCAGGGACGGCAGGAGGTAGACATCGTCGCGGTGCAGGGGGAGGCCGGTCAGGAGCAGCTCCGGCTCCGCGACGCGAAGGGCATCGAGCACGAGATCGCGCTGGCCGACGTCACCGACGCGCGCCTCGCGTTCCACTGGAAACCGTAA